In Aminobacterium sp. MB27-C1, a single genomic region encodes these proteins:
- a CDS encoding energy-coupling factor transporter ATPase, whose protein sequence is MAPKIVCSLQDVVFSYPEANSSALDRVCLEVREGEWLALLGSNGSGKSTLAKHLNALLLPSQGACFVYGMDTRDETKLWDIRSHVAMVFQNPDNQIVGTVVEDDTAFGPENMGLPPEEIRRRVDWALSVTGLSHKAQNPTYSLSGGEKQRLAVAGALALDPPCLVLDEPTAMLDPQGRRDLLDILKNLHEQGRTIIYITHRLEETVFCDRAFVLKDGTVRWNGAITELFSLTQKLDEWGLETPPFVELWQMLVAEQLIPEGTPATVYGVQKALCQLL, encoded by the coding sequence ATGGCCCCAAAAATAGTCTGTTCGCTTCAGGATGTAGTTTTTTCCTACCCTGAAGCGAATAGTTCTGCACTGGATCGTGTCTGTTTAGAGGTCCGGGAAGGGGAGTGGCTGGCTCTACTCGGCAGCAATGGTTCGGGAAAATCGACGCTGGCCAAACATTTGAACGCCCTGCTGCTACCATCGCAGGGCGCTTGTTTTGTTTATGGTATGGATACGAGAGACGAAACAAAGCTATGGGATATAAGAAGTCATGTTGCTATGGTGTTCCAAAATCCTGACAATCAGATTGTGGGAACAGTTGTAGAAGATGACACGGCTTTCGGCCCTGAGAATATGGGACTTCCCCCAGAAGAAATTCGTCGCAGGGTAGATTGGGCCCTTTCTGTTACCGGTTTATCCCATAAAGCTCAAAATCCTACATATTCCCTTTCCGGTGGAGAGAAACAACGGTTGGCTGTAGCTGGAGCTTTAGCTCTTGATCCACCTTGTTTAGTTCTTGATGAACCGACAGCAATGCTTGACCCTCAAGGACGTCGTGATTTACTTGACATATTGAAAAATCTTCATGAGCAGGGAAGAACAATAATTTATATTACCCATCGCCTTGAAGAAACCGTCTTTTGTGACAGGGCTTTTGTTTTGAAAGACGGTACTGTACGATGGAATGGAGCCATAACGGAACTCTTCAGCCTCACTCAAAAACTTGATGAATGGGGACTTGAAACGCCTCCCTTTGTTGAGTTATGGCAAATGTTGGTTGCAGAGCAGCTTATTCCAGAAGGAACGCCTGCAACAGTATATGGAGTACAAAAAGCCTTATGTCAATTATTATAA
- the rplQ gene encoding 50S ribosomal protein L17, whose translation MRHRMDHRRLGRYGSHRKAMLSNLAASLFIEESLTTTVTRAKELRRVAEKFITRAKGATVHDRRIIRARLGHKEASIKLFEDLAKRYANRPGGYTRIIKTGSRLGDGSPMAIIELVD comes from the coding sequence ATGAGACACCGTATGGATCATAGAAGGCTTGGCCGTTATGGAAGTCATCGTAAAGCGATGCTCTCCAATCTGGCTGCGAGTCTTTTTATAGAAGAGAGCCTTACCACCACGGTGACCCGGGCGAAAGAACTTCGCCGTGTAGCCGAAAAATTTATTACCAGAGCTAAAGGGGCAACTGTGCATGATCGTCGAATTATTCGTGCCCGTCTTGGCCATAAAGAGGCTTCTATAAAACTCTTTGAAGATTTGGCAAAAAGATATGCCAATCGTCCTGGTGGCTATACTAGAATAATTAAAACCGGTTCACGTCTTGGCGATGGTTCGCCCATGGCAATAATCGAGCTGGTTGATTAG